From one Lycium barbarum isolate Lr01 chromosome 6, ASM1917538v2, whole genome shotgun sequence genomic stretch:
- the LOC132644078 gene encoding uncharacterized protein LOC132644078: protein MIEARDNIEQEIWWEPRSGTANVWFDNWTKLGALYHIIPDDFMINELVQDVKELMLQDGCNTGRLQQLFPMDIVDHILEELHFHEPKEEWDRPRWMMTASGKFTVGTAWELLRSKVVKSDVFKNMWTSGVPFKISFFFWRLWKYKIPVGEVVRRIGVDTEATCYCCDHRQYETVHLFVIGNVATKVWTYVKTVVGITTQFQQVSQILQVWWNADCPSKFRTIFKAIPMVTMWQIWKWRNTVLHGGRMSINKVIYEITMIIYQMCRMRFPEQNSLPRCIPQILQVFEAYRPRIVSKIVKWDFPMPGWYKCNSDGASRGNLEPRSVAFCIRNAVGDFQYATAIRISDGSNLIAEARALHEGLKYCVTHSLLLVVMETDSMTMKMILTGQWETPWSISMIINDISRKLETMANKGQHQGKEIAATSERTWRNSTPSWKPDYVFILTLNHST from the exons ATGATAGAGGCTAGAGATAATATAGAGCAAGAAATATGGTGGGAACCAAGGAGTGGAACTGCAAATGTatggtttgataactggacaaAGCTAGGGGCTCTATATCACATCATTCCAGATGATTTTATGATAAATGAGCTtgttcaagatgtaaaagaacttATGTTGCAGGATGGTTGTAATACAGGAAGATTGCAGCAGTTATTCCCTATGGATATTGTGGATCATATATTAGAAGAATTGCACTTTCATGAACCAAAAGAAGAGTGGGATAGGCCAAGATGGATGATGACAGCATCAGGAAAATTTACTGTAGGCACTGCATGGGAATTACTGAGGAGCAAAGTAGTCAAGTCAGATGTCTTTAAGAACATGTGGACATCAGGGGTACCTTTTAAGATATCCTTCTTTTTCTGGAGGTTATGGAAGTACAAAATACCAGTTGGAGAGGTAGTAAGAAGGATTGGGGTAGATACTGAGGCAACCTGTTACTGCTGTGATCATAGGCAATATGAAACTGTGCATTTGTTTGTTATAGGAAATGTTGCTACAAAAgtgtggacttatgttaaaactgttGTTGGCATCACAACACAGTTTCAACAAGTCAGCCAGATTCTTCAAGTCTGGTGGAATGCAGATTGCCCCTCAAAGTTCAGAACCATCTTTAAAGCTATACCAATGGTCACTATGTGGCAGATATGGAAGTGGAGGAATACAGTCCTACATGGAGGGAGGATGTCCATCAACAAAGTGATTTATGAGATAACCATGATCATATATCAAATGTGTAGAATGAGGTTTCCAGAGCAGAACAGCTTACCAAGATGCATACCTCAAATTCTACAAGTCTTTGAAGCATACAGGCCAAGAATTGTAAGCAAGATAGTGAAATGGGATTTTCCTATGCCAGGATGGTATAAATGTAATtctgatggagcttctaggggAAATCTTGAACCAAGATCTGTGgccttttgtattagaaatgcagTGGGTGATTTCCAGTATGCAACAGCAATAAGGATATCAGATGGTTCAAATTTGATAGCAGAAGCAAGGGCATTACATGAGGGTCTTAAGTACTGTGTTACACACAGTCTGTTGCTAGTGGTGATGGAAACAGACTCAATGACTATGAAGATGATCTTAACTGGTCAGTGGGAGACTCCATGGAGTAtatcaatgatcataaatgatatTTCAAG GAAACTTGAGACAATGGCAAACAAAGGTCAACATCAAGGCAAGGAGATAGCAGCTACATCTGAACGAACATGGAGGAATTCTACTCCATCCTGGAAGCCTGACTATGTATTCATTTTGACTTTGAACCATAGCACCTAG
- the LOC132644079 gene encoding uncharacterized protein LOC132644079: MMKTLFWNIRSVNTQQAFYRVQMLHRHHKFSIIALMEPFQHFRHIQGFRRRLGMRYAHYNCNGKIWFFVYDNVDVEILQDLEQQITIKLLFQDWNKSLMVTMVYAKCDHLERISLWDSLYNLADQMELPWLVGGDFNFIMNEDEKIGGLPVYLDEYEDFAFCITSCELFDINYKGSLFTWCNGRAGSDCSFKRLDRMIANSKLQDGFAHMEVQHLSRTGSDYAPLLLTCGESSHHIRKPFGFLKFWTEHESFLEVVNQAWITNFEGDDFIRFKLKLKNVKSALSAWSKATFGDIFKQLTVREEVVRIKEQCFEEDPTPMNRMVLQQAQAALKNYVHYEEEFWRKKSHMNNFAEGDRNTRYFHSIVNGRRKRLQIRRIQNQQGVWIEGESPLAEEACRFYQQQFSQEVDPLDFELLQHVPNMVDQDTNNQLVSMPTLEEVKKAVFELSADSAGGPDGMTGIFY; the protein is encoded by the coding sequence ATGATGAAGACACTCTTTTGGAATATTAGATCTGTGAACACACAACAAGCTTTTTACAGAGTCCAAATGCTGCACAGACATCACAAATTCTCCATTATAGCTttaatggagccttttcaacactttaggcatattcagGGATTTAGAAGGAGATTAGGTATGAGATATGCCCATTACAACTGCAATGGTAAAATATGGTTCTTtgtatatgataatgtggatgtggagATCCTGCAGGACCTAGAACAACAGATTACTATAAAGCTGCTTTTCCAAGATTGGAATAAGTCACTTATGGTAACTATGGTCTATGCAAAGTGTGATCATCTGGAAAGAATCAGTTTGTGGGATAGTCTGTATAATTTGGCTGATCAAATGGAATTACCTTGGTTGGTAGGGGGTGATTTTAATTTCATTATGAATGAAGATGAGAAGATTGGTGGTTTACCTGTATATCTAGATGAATATGAggattttgcattttgtattaCTTCATGTGAgctgtttgatataaattataaggGGAGTCTATTTACTTGGTGTAATGGGAGGGCAGGTAGTGACTGTAGTTTCAAGAGATTGGATAGAATGATCGCAAACTCTAAATTACAAGATGGGTTTGCACATATGGAGGTGCAACATTTATCCAGAACTGGCTCAGACTATGCCCCTTTACTACTTACTTGTGGTGAATCTTCACATCACATAAGGAAGCCTTTCGGATTTCTAAAATTCTGGACAGAACATGAATCTTTCTTAGAGGTGGTTAATCAGGCATGGATCACAAATTTTGAAGGGGATGATTTTATCAGATTTAAGCTGAAATTGAAGAATGTGAAATCTGCTTTATCTGCTTGGAGTAAGGCAACTTTTGGTGATATTTTCAAGCAACTGACAGTAAGGGAAGAGGTGGTGAGAATTAAAGAACAATGTTTTGAAGAGGATCCTACCCCTATGAACAGGATGGTGCTACAGCAAGCACAAGCAGCATTGAAAAATTATGTTCATTATGAGgaagaattttggagaaaaaAGTCGCATATGAATAATTTTGCTGAGGGTGACAGGAATACAAGGTACTTTCATAGTATTGTGAATGGTAGGAGAAAGAGATTGCAGATCAGAAGAATTCAGAATCAGCAAGGAGTATGGATAGAAGGGGAGTCACCTTTGGCAGAAGAAGCTTGTAGATTTTACCAACAGCAGTTCTCTCAAGAGGTTGATCCATTAGACTTTGAATTGCTACAACATGTTCCTAATATGGTGGATCAGGATACTAACAATCAGCTGGTAAGCATGCCAACTCTAGAGGAGGTGAAGAAGGCTGTATTTGAATTATCTGCAGATAGTGCTGGTGGTCCAGATGGTATGACCGGAATATTTTATTAA